A genomic segment from Aspergillus chevalieri M1 DNA, chromosome 7, nearly complete sequence encodes:
- a CDS encoding uncharacterized protein (COG:F;~EggNog:ENOG410Q2NC;~InterPro:IPR035994;~go_function: GO:0003824 - catalytic activity [Evidence IEA];~go_process: GO:0009116 - nucleoside metabolic process [Evidence IEA]) has translation MAYNATSPPALRVPPPHTEFMVGWICVLKEEYRAAVSILDEKYDTAGLVRGQGDKNHYVLGRVGTHNVMINLPPAEMYGQLHATRIALDMRSTFPRMRFVLLVGIAGAAPSQKHDIRLGDVVLGTKVVPYATGKETDHGFERTGLVRTPARELLETITFLEERFWSGHVSLSDSIERIRTRTTRGRTAFLRPAQDRLYKEGFLHQESVCDCLRPESQQQVNLCSRQDREGDLVRLFQGGIGSDNHVIKNAHNRDDIAKKEKILCYEMEAAGVMDITPCLPIRGISDYADGHKNDDWHLYAALAAAVCARELLLSVPPQIVAQFPLTLAGNLVDRYITGAVSTPNAFSGNEIEKLRQMRDSLMERHDFLEELMVPELRKMKDKSRDDIENVRDGVQKLKDLQSTLKIHLQDLDRFLKRHDDLLLSEDPVVREAYKKLKTQVYRDGEAMEKLSELAQDSLQATGKMLRGLGQDLKNRDLSIAGTVLGASGEFLGHVMSIWKSSRMSPTAMWRWLHRKLRMIRNPPNSNHTIEMESLLVEA, from the coding sequence ATGGCTTATAATGCCACATCGCCGCCCGCACTCCGAGTCCCTCCTCCACACACGGAATTCATGGTCGGCTGGATATGTGTACTGAAAGAGGAGTACCGCGCAGCTGTGAGCATTTTGGACGAAAAATATGATACCGCCGGCCTGGTTCGCGGTCAAGGGGATAAGAATCACTATGTTCTTGGGCGGGTTGGGACGCATAACGTGATGATAAATCTCCCACCAGCAGAAATGTATGGACAACTCCATGCAACTAGAATCGCTCTCGACATGAGAAGCACTTTTCCTAGAATGCGATTTGTGCTTCTTGTTGGCATCGCAGGCGCAGCACCTTCCCAGAAACATGACATCCGCCTTGGTGATGTAGTTCTGGGAACCAAGGTTGTTCCTTATGCAACTGGGAAAGAAACCGACCATGGCTTTGAACGGACTGGCCTGGTAAGAACTCCAGCGAGAGAACTTTTAGAGACGATCACGTTTTTGGAAGAGCGGTTTTGGTCGGGACATGTTAGCCTGTCGGACTCTATTGAGCGCATTCGTACAAGAACCACCAGAGGCCGAACAGCATTCCTCCGTCCTGCACAAGATCGACTTTATAAAGAAGGATttcttcatcaagagtcgGTGTGCGATTGCCTACGACCTGAATCGCAGCAGCAAGTCAACTTGTGTTCACGGCAAGATCGTGAAGGAGATCTGGTCCGGTTGTTTCAAGGGGGCATTGGGTCTGATAATCATGTCATAAAGAATGCTCACAACCGTGATGACATCGccaaaaaagagaagatcTTGTGTTATGAGATGGAAGCCGCCGGGGTGATGGACATCACTCCTTGTCTTCCCATCCGAGGGATTTCAGATTACGCGGATGGGCACAAGAACGATGATTGGCATTTATATGCCGCTTTGGCAGCAGCAGTATGTGCCAGGGAGCTGTTGTTGTCTGTCCCGCCACAGATTGTTGCTCAATTCCCCCTAACTCTCGCCGGAAACCTCGTGGATCGCTATATAACAGGTGCGGTCAGCACCCCAAATGCCTTTTCTGGCAATGAGATCGAGAAGTTGAGACAAATGCGCGATAGTTTAATGGAGCGTCACGATTTTCTTGAAGAGCTCATGGTGCCGGAGCTCCGAAAGATGAAGGACAAATCACGCGATGATATCGAAAACGTGCGAGATGGGGTGCAGAAACTAAAGGACTTGCAATCAACCTTGAAGATACACCTGCAAGATCTTGATCGATTTTTGAAACGTCATGACGATTTGCTTTTGAGTGAAGATCCAGTCGTCCGAGAAGCGTACAAGAAATTGAAGACTCAAGTATATAGGGATGGAGAAGCAATGGAGAAGTTATCCGAACTCGCCCAGGATAGCCTTCAGGCGACAGGCAAAATGCTAAGAGGCTTGGGACAGGATTTGAAAAACAGAGATTTGAGTATCGCGGGAACTGTGTTGGGGGCGAGTGGTGAGTTTCTAGGACATGTTATGAGCATCTGGAAATCAAGTAGAATGTCCCCAACCGCTATGTGGCGATGGTTGCACAGAAAATTGCGCATGATCCGCAACCCTCCAAATTCAAACCATACAATCGAGATGGAATCTCTCCTAGTTGAGGCATAA
- a CDS encoding uncharacterized protein (COG:S;~EggNog:ENOG410PSWB) yields MSTTWMLPRGLFFRYLRQSHYTNPVSSEFLASSSFMFVNPRHHAVVTDKVAQKFPAAAIAGLSDEKALALFTCGFFSGFIFGFKRWILRIGGYNLLPARYTGFQPDPQAVTIWNRSKVPSTHLLPVGSCLFGSFRMLDKHIAEPSDHSSSYVDYGFGSDEFIFAGCHRFQITRLPPSSNMDSESEPSIKGKQSMPQVQIQLQHFRCNPQKNVPSVAEYIERFHYVYAKALFANGVQSLLG; encoded by the exons ATGTCAACCACATGGATGCTGCCTCGGGGGCTGTTCTTTCGGTACCTTCGCCAATCTCACTACACCAATCCCGTCAGCTCAGAATTTCTCGCATCATCATCCTTCATGTTCGTCAATCCACGCCATCATGCTGTTGTCACGGATAAGGTCGCGCAGAAGTTTCCAGCCGCAGCAATTGCTGGGTTGAGCGATGAGAAAGCCTTGGCCTTGTTTACCTGTGGGTTTTTCTCGGGGTTTATCTTTGGCTTCAAAAGGTGGATTCTGAGGATTGGAGGGTATAATCTGTTGCCTGCACGTTATACAG GTTTCCAGCCAGATCCACAAGCAGTAACAATCTGGAATCGTTCCAAAGTCCCCAGCACTCACCTCCTCCCTGTCGGCAGCTGCTTATTCGGCTCCTTTAGGATGCTGGATAAGCACATCGCAGAACCATCAGACCACAGTTCAAGCTACGTTGACTATGGCTTCGGCTCAGATGAGTTCATCTTTGCAGGGTGCCACCGCTTTCAAATCACAAGGCTGCCTCCTTCTTCTAACATGGACTCAGAGTCTGAACCTAGTATCAAAGGAAAGCAGTCAATGCCACAAGTCCAGATCCAACTGCAGCACTTCCGGTGCAATCCACAGAAAAATGTTCCTTCGGTGGCTGAGTATATTGAGAGGTTCCACTACGTTTATGCGAAGGCGCTGTTCGCGAATGGGGTCCAATCACTCTTGGGATGA
- a CDS encoding glutathione-independent formaldehyde dehydrogenase (COG:Q;~EggNog:ENOG410PMA8;~InterPro:IPR027399,IPR013154,IPR002328,IPR036291, IPR011032;~PFAM:PF13823,PF08240;~go_function: GO:0008270 - zinc ion binding [Evidence IEA];~go_function: GO:0016491 - oxidoreductase activity [Evidence IEA];~go_process: GO:0055114 - oxidation-reduction process [Evidence IEA]) — MATMKAVNYIGPHKVQVQEVEKPKLEHPDDIIVKVTTAAICGSDLHMYEGRTAAEPGITFGHENMGIVEELGQGVTILKKGDRVVMPFNVADGRCRNCDEGKTAFCTGVNPGFAGGAYGYVAMGPYRGGQAQYIRVPYADFNALLLPPGTEHEADFVLLADIFPTGWHGVEISGFKSGESIAVFGAGPVGLMAAYSAQLRGASRIFVVDRVPERLAVAKKIGCIPIDFTLGDAVDQIIRLNDGMVDRSVDAVGYQAVNATGSAEKPNIVLENMIRVTRACGGMGIPGLYVPSDPGASDDTAAKGLVSLSFGKLFEKGLSLATGQCNVKAYNRYLRDMIVAGKAKPSFVVSHEVSIDDAEIAYHKFDKREDGYTKVLLHPNGSIDQISAKI; from the exons ATGGCAACTATGAAGGCTGTAAACTATATCGGACCTCACAAGGTCCAGGTCCAAGAGGTCGAAAAGCCCAAGCTGGAGCATCCAGATGATATCATCGTCAAAGTCACAACT GCTGCAATCTGTGGCTCGGACCTGCA CATGTACGAAGGCAGAACCGCCGCAGAACCAGGCATCACATTCG GACATGAGAATATGGGGATCGTGGAGGAACTGGGTCAAGGTGTAACAATTCTCAAGAAGGGCGATCGAGTTGTCATGCCATTCAACGTCGCTGATGGTCGGTGTCGCAACTGCGACGAGGGAAAGACCGCATTCTGCACCGGTGTCAATCCAGGATTTGCGGGTGGTGCTTATGGCTACGTTGCCATGGGTCCCTATCGAGGAG GCCAGGCTCAATACATCCGCGTTCCTTACGCCGACTTCAATGCTCTCTTGTTGCCACCAGGAACGGAACATGAAGCGGACTTTGTCCTTCTGGCCG ACATTTTCCCAACTGGCTGGCACGGTGTGGAAATCTCTGGCTTCAAATCTGGCGAAAGCATAGCAGTTTTCGGCGCAGGTCCAGTGGGCCTGATGGCCGCCTACTCCGCACAATTACGCGGCGCATCTCGCATTTTCGTAGTAGACCGTGTCCCAGAAAGACTGGCAGTTGCCAAGAAAATCGGGTGTATCCCGATTGATTTTACGCTGGGAGACGCTGTTGACCAGATCATCCGCCTCAACGACGGGATGGTCGATCGCTCCGTCGATGCTGTCGGGTATCAGGCTGTCAATGCAACCGGTTCCGCAGAGAAGCCAAATATTGTCCTTGAGAACATGATTCGCGTGACGAGGGCTTGTGGAGGAATGGGTATTCCTGGACTTTACGTGCCTAG CGACCCGGGTGCATCTGACGACACCGCCGCAAAGGGCCTGGTTAGTCTCAGTTTTGGGAAGTTATTCGAGAAG GGCCTGTCTCTCGCCACCGGACAATGCAACGTCAAAGCCTACAACCGATACCTACGAGATATGATTGTCGCTGGCAAGGCCAAGCCGAGCTTTGTTGTTTCACACGAGGTGTCGATCGATGATGCAGAGATTGCATATCACAAGTTCGATAAAAGGGAGGATGGATACACAAAGGTACTGCTGCATCCGAATGGAAGTATTGACCAGATCAGTGCGAAAATTTGA
- a CDS encoding sugar phosphate isomerase/epimerase family protein (COG:G;~EggNog:ENOG410Q2RK;~InterPro:IPR013022,IPR036237;~PFAM:PF01261) yields MASVLRFRSVWGVDPGNNYENWDKWFPTLKAQGYSGVEIDFAGLRDLSTVRQIAEKHGLEISVLVHTQWPRYEGPKPVGLTPQDHLQGYKEQLEIAKALKPYKVNAHSGDDGWTIEQSVEFFSGTFAIDAELGYAGKVCHETHRNRAFFSPYATSEVLKRVPNLRVTADFSHFVVVCERVLDVGEEDKEMLRTIIPRVGHIHARMGTTQSSQCPAPTDDAFKEERRFFETAWKQIIDATATTAEPITWVPEYGPFPYHPFGSPQSFSDLADSEGTRLHPLFERYAQAAVARS; encoded by the exons ATGGCATCAGTTCTGCGCTTTCGCTCTGTTTGGGGTGTCGACCCTGGTAACAACTACGAAAACTGGGATAAGTGGTTCCCAACCCTGAAAGCGCAAGGCTATT CTGGAGTTGAAATTGACTTCGCTGGCCTGAGAGACCTGTCCACAGTCCGCCAGATTGCTGAAAAGCACGGCCTTGAGATCAGTGTACT TGTACACACCCAGTGGCCGAGGTACGAGGGTCCTAAGCCAGTTGGCCTCACACCTCAGGACCATCTGCAAGGCTACAAAGAACAACTTGAGATCGCGAAGGCCCTGAAGCCCTATAAGGTTAACGCCCACTCTGGAGA CGATGGATGGACAATTGAACAGTCCGTCGAATTCTTCTCAGGCACCTTCGCCATAGACGCCGAACTTGGCTATGCAGGCAAAGTCTGCCACGAGACCCATAGAAACAGAGCCTTCTTCAGCCCCTATGCCACTTCAGAAGTCTTGAAGAGAGTGCCAAA CCTGCGCGTCACGGCCGACTTCTCCCACTTCGTCGTGGTCTGTGAACGTGTCCTCGACGTCGGCGAGGAGGACAAGGAAATGCTCCGTACTATTATCCCTCGCGTGGGCCATATCCATGCTCGGATGGGGACAACTCAGTCTTCGCAATGCCCGGCGCCAACAGACGATGCGTtcaaggaggaaaggagattCTTCGAGACTGCCTGGAAGCAGATTATCGATGCAACTGCTACCACTGCTGAACCTATTACATGGGTTCCTGAATACGG GCCTTTCCCCTACCACCCCTTCGGTTCTCCTCAGAGCTTCTCCGACCTCGCCGATAGCGAGGGCACTCGACTCCACCCACTTTTCGAAAGATATGCTCAGGCAGCTGTTGCACGCTCGTAA
- a CDS encoding uncharacterized protein (COG:S;~EggNog:ENOG410PWIN;~InterPro:IPR013341,IPR034593,IPR029017;~PFAM:PF02746): MSDLKIRQIDVFQVDLPYSGGVYYLSGGRAITRFDATFVRVITDHRIEGWGESTPFDNYIASHAGGIRAAIAEIAPKLIGLDPRRVDRVNDAMDAALLGSESAKSAIDIACWDIFGKSVGLPVCELLGGRTSKKLPVLESIPVSQMQMVLASLLPSPEQLDTLDSRLKLEGTR, translated from the coding sequence ATGTCCGACTTGAAGATAAGACAGATTGATGTATTCCAAGTCGATTTGCCTTACTCCGGTGGTGTCTATTATCTTTCTGGAGGACGGGCTATTACTCGTTTCGATGCTACGTTTGTTCGTGTTATCACAGACCACAGAATTGAGGGTTGGGGCGAAAGCACTCCATTCGACAACTACATCGCGTCACATGCCGGCGGTATTAGGGCTGCAATCGCAGAGATAGCCCCTAAGCTGATTGGTCTGGACCCTCGAAGAGTTGATCGGGTCAATGACGCTATGGACGCAGCCTTACTTGGTAGTGAGTCGGCAAAGTCAGCTATCGATATTGCCTGCTGGGATATTTTTGGCAAGTCAGTGGGACTTCCCGTGTGTGAATTGCTCGGCGGACGCACAAGCAAAAAGCTACCTGTTCTCGAATCTATCCCTGTGtcgcagatgcagatggtACTCGCAAGCTTGTTGCCAAGTCCCGAGCAGCTGGATACACTGGATTCTCGGTTAAAATTGGAGGGGACCCGGTAG
- a CDS encoding uncharacterized protein (COG:S;~EggNog:ENOG410PWIN;~InterPro:IPR036849,IPR029065;~PFAM:PF13378), translating into MLKLLPNELDFVLEAPCATYRGSLSLRRRTNVPIIFDELASNESTIAQFIADDGIEGIGLKISKTGGLTRGRRVRDICLAAGYIMSVQDTSGSDIAFAAIVHLGQTVPARNLRCVFECRAMCEGKTADGAFDVHDGLLTAPTTPGLGVTPRLDVLGKPVATYN; encoded by the coding sequence ATGCTTAAGTTACTCCCCAATGAATTGGATTTCGTCCTGGAAGCTCCGTGCGCTACCTACCGAGGAAGCCTTTCCCTTCGACGCCGAACTAATGTCCCGATTATCTTTGATGAATTAGCGTCTAATGAAAGCACTATTGCCCAATTTATTGCGGATGATGGTATCGAGGGTATTGGACTGAAGATTTCGAAAACAGGTGGCTTGACAAGAGGTCGCCGTGTCCGGGACATATGTCTAGCTGCAGGTTATATAATGTCTGTTCAGGATACAAGTGGCTCGGATATTGCATTCGCGGCTATTGTACATCTTGGTCAGACAGTTCCAGCGCGGAATCTGCGTTGCGTTTTTGAGTGTCGTGCTATGTGTGAGGGAAAGACTGCGGATGGTGCATTTGATGTCCATGATGGACTTCTTACAGCCCCAACCACCCCTGGACTGGGTGTCACCCCTCGCTTGGATGTGTTGGGCAAACCGGTTGCTACCTACAATTAA
- a CDS encoding SIMPL domain-containing protein (COG:S;~EggNog:ENOG410PYGT;~InterPro:IPR007497;~PFAM:PF04402), which produces MTPITINVTGSSTIHQPPERAVLFFHVQSEGSSSDTVSKEVTATSNQLQQIFKGLKSNSLVPTPVAAFSTSSLRRWSERPRDRDGNPGERVHYAQLRFEATFREFKKLSEVAGRLSAYPNVAISNIDWRLTDETKQELGSKTRKLAMKDAIQKAFDYAEVIGREVNPVEITDMESPGLHSPRYMAAMAACPMEDEREELDLTPQDVELTSSIQVNFRGE; this is translated from the coding sequence ATGACACCAATCACAATCAACGTCACAGGCTCCTCCACCATCCATCAACCTCCAGAACGAGCCGTATTGTTCTTCCACGTTCAATCCGAGGGTTCATCGTCAGACACTGTCTCCAAAGAAGTCACAGCCACCTCCAACCAGCTCCAACAAATATTCAAAGGGCTAAAATCAAATTCACTCGTCCCAACCCCAGTAGCAGCATTCTCAACCAGTTCCCTCCGACGCTGGTCCGAGCGACCCCGAGACCGAGACGGAAACCCTGGCGAACGAGTCCATTACGCCCAGCTGCGATTTGAAGCTACATTTCGTGAGTTCAAGAAACTAAGTGAAGTTGCTGGTCGGCTATCAGCATATCCAAATGTCGCCATCTCCAACATTGATTGGCGACTGACGGACGAGACCAAACAAGAGCTCGGCTCCAAAACGAGAAAATTGGCGATGAAAGATGCGATTCAGAAAGCGTTCGACTATGCTGAGGTCATTGGCAGAGAGGTGAATCCGGTTGAGATTACGGATATGGAATCTCCAGGGCTGCACTCGCCAAGGTATATGGCGGCCATGGCGGCGTGTCCTATGGAGGATGAACGCGAGGAATTGGATCTTACACCACAGGATGTTGAATTGACCAGTTCCATTCAGGTCAACTTCCGTGGGGAGTAA